The following is a genomic window from Spiribacter sp. 1M189.
CCGGTCCGTCCAAGACGCAATTACATGAACCCGAGCTGCAGCCGGGCCCGCTCCGACATGCGATCCTGGGTCCAGGGCGGCTCCCAGGTAAGTTCCACTTCGGCGGCTTCCACGCCGGTGACCTGCTCGACCGCCGCCTTGACCAGAATCGGCATCTGACCGGCCACTGGACAGGCCGGCGATGTGAGCGTCATGAGCACATCGACGAAGCCATCCTCATCGACATCGATCTCGTAGATCAGACCAAGCTCATAGACATCCACTGGGATTTCGGGGTCGTAGACCCCGCGCAGCGCCGTCACGACCCCTTCCTGGATTGTTTCCACCGATGGACGCTCGGCCATTCGCCTACTCCGTGGTGACCTCGCCCTTTTCCTCCAGGGCGGCCTGCAACGTGTGCCAGGCCAGCGTCGCGCACTTCACCCGCATCGGGTAATCCCGAACGCCGGCGAGCACGCCCAGCTTGCCCAGCGACGGGTCGGGCTGGGCGTCATCATCGGTCACCAGATGGTGGAAGCGGTCAAAAAGCG
Proteins encoded in this region:
- a CDS encoding SUF system Fe-S cluster assembly protein — translated: MAERPSVETIQEGVVTALRGVYDPEIPVDVYELGLIYEIDVDEDGFVDVLMTLTSPACPVAGQMPILVKAAVEQVTGVEAAEVELTWEPPWTQDRMSERARLQLGFM